A window of the Hordeum vulgare subsp. vulgare chromosome 5H, MorexV3_pseudomolecules_assembly, whole genome shotgun sequence genome harbors these coding sequences:
- the LOC123396674 gene encoding CBS domain-containing protein CBSCBSPB3-like — MLPEGTTVYDASLKMAKVRVDVVLLTDTQGLLSGTVTKKDISTQVIAKGLQVEQTTMAHIMTRSPTCVISDSIAFEALQKMVRGKSRRFPLVDNGKVIGMLDIAKCLYDAILRLEMALDKESAIAAAVEGTEPQLGRNFKAPYDSVRTLFERICKPSLSTIVTEDAKVVIVSPSDSVYVATQRMREFQVNYVLVTTGKAVQGIFSSNDVLMRVVSQNLSPELTRVEKVMGRNPGYFTLDMPILDALHVMHGCSFLHFPVRDGEQIVACLDLLHLTHAVIQLVEGGNETANDGANELMQMFWDFALGLEPRDDKVDSDSEASEEASEEAGDGRSTNSPIVATSFDFKLQDHTGRVHRFTFGSESLDGLVSCVRQRLSIDEKDVIQLLYEDEEGDQVMLTMDTDLACAVLSARSVGLKVLKLHIEVKSKTGVFKPLEESRPRSMNVLLSKIGFMAGAVGGGAAVMACLKRSRE, encoded by the exons ATGTTACCCGAGGGTACGACAGTCTACGACGCGTCCCTGAAGATGGCGAAGGTGCGGGTTGACGTGGTGCTGCTCACGGACACCCAAGGCCTGTTATCTGGCACTGTCACCAAGAAG GATATATCCACACAAGTGATTGCAAAGGGATTGCAGGTGGAGCAAACCACCATGGCTCATATCATGACAAGAAGTCCTACTTGCGTCATCTCTGACTCAATTGCTTTTGAGGCATTGCAGAAGATGGTTCGAG GTAAATCGAGACGCTTCCCACTTGTGGATAATGGCAAGGTTATTGGTATGCTGGACATTGCAAAATGCCTTTATGATGCTATTTTAAGATTGGAGATGGCTCTCGACAAAGAGAGTGCGATCGCAGCTGCAGTAGAGGGGACTGAGCCTCAATTGGGTCGCAACTTCAAAG CTCCATATGATTCCGTAAGAACCTTGTTTGAGCGGATTTGCAAACCTTCTCTGTCAACCATTGTCACGGAGGACGCAAA GGTAGTAATTGTTTCCCCTTCAGATTCTGTGTATGTGGCAACACAGAGAATGCGTGAGTTTCAAGTTAATTATGTGCTTGTCACTACAGGTAAAGCAGTTCAGGGGATCTTTAG TTCAAATGATGTTCTTATGCGTGTTGTGTCGCAGAATCTTTCCCCTGAATTGACCCGAGTAGAAAAG GTGATGGGACGAAACCCTGGCTATTTTACGTTAGACATGCCCATTCTTGATGCACTACATGTAATGCATGGTTGCAGTTTCTTGCACTTTCCTGTTCGTGACGGAG AGCAAATCGTTGCTTGCCTGGATCTCCTGCATCTTACCCATGCAGTCATTCAATTG GTTGAAGGAGGCAATGAGACTGCTAATGATGGTGCAAACGAACTAATGCAGATGTTCTGGGACTTTGCGCTTGGTTTGGAGCCTCGAGATGACAAAGTTGATAGCGATAG TGAAGCATCAGAAGAAGCATCAGAAGAAGCTGGGGATGGACGTAGCACGAATTCCCCTATTGTTGCTACTTCATTTGACTTTAAGCTTCAAGACCATACGGGACGTGTCCATAGGTTCACTTTTG GCTCGGAGAGCTTAGACGGGCTTGTGTCTTGTGTAAGGCAAAGGTTGAGTATTGATGAAAAGGACGTCATTCAACTCTTG TATGAAGATGAGGAGGGTGACCAGGTGATGCTGACAATGGATACTGATCTTGCTTGCGCCGTGCTCAGTGCCAGATCAGTTGGGTTGAAA GTTCTCAAGTTGCATATTGAGGTCAAGTCAAAAACAGGGGTGTTTAAACCGTTAGAGGAGTCAAGACCTCGCAGTATGAATGTATTGCTTTCTAAAATTGGGTTCATGGCTGGTGCAGTTGGTGGTGGTGCGGCAGTCATGGCCTGTTTGAAACGATCCAGGGAATGA